A genomic stretch from Ovis canadensis isolate MfBH-ARS-UI-01 breed Bighorn chromosome 5, ARS-UI_OviCan_v2, whole genome shotgun sequence includes:
- the PDGFRB gene encoding platelet-derived growth factor receptor beta isoform X1, with the protein MRLPSALRAAVLKGQVLLLLLLFLLGPRASGSLVIIPPGPELVLNLSSTFVLTCSGPAPVVWERMSQKPPQEMTETQDGTFSSVLTLANVTGLDTGEYFCGYKGSHGLEASERKRLYIFVPDPSVGFLPVDPEELFIFLTEITETTIPCRVTDPRLVVMLHEKKVDVPLPIAYDPQRGFSGTFEDKTYICKTTIGDREVDSDAYHVYSLQVSSINVSVNAVQTVVRQGENITIMCIVTGNEVVNFEWTYPRMESGRLVEPVTDFLFEMPHIRSILHIPSAELGDSGTYICNVSESVSDHRDEKAINVTVVENGYVRLLGELDPVQFAELHRSRTLQVVFEAYPPPTVMWFKDNRTLGDSSAGEIVLSTRNVSETRYVSELTLVRVKVAEAGYYTMRAFHEDAEAQLSFQLQVNVPVRVLELSESHPANGEQTVRCRGRGMPQPHLTWSTCSDLKRCPRELPPTPLGNSSEEESQLETNVTYWAEEQEFEVVSTLRLRHVDQPLSVRCTLHNLLGYDVQEVTVVPHSLPFKVVVISAILALVVLTIISLIILIMLWQKKPRYEIRWKVIESVSSDGHEYIYVDPMQLPYDSTWELPRDQLVLGRTLGSGAFGQVVEATAHGLSHSQATMKVAVKMLKSTARSSEKQALMSELKIMSHLGPHLNVVNLLGACTKGGPIYIITEYCRYGDLVDYLHRNKHTFLQRCSDKRRPPSAELYSNALPVGLPLPSHVSLPGESDGGYMDMSKDESVDYVPMLDMKGDVKYADIESSNYMAPYDNYVPSAPERTCRVTLINESPVLSYTDLVGFSYQVANGMEFLASKNCVHRDLAARNVLICEGKLVKICDFGLARDIMRDSNYISKGSTFLPLKWMAPESIFNSLYTTLSDVWSFGILLWEIFTLGGTPYPELPMNEQFYNAIKRGYRMAQPAHASDEIYEIMQKCWEEKFEIRPPFSQLVLLLERLLGEGYKKKYQQVDEEFLRSDHPAILRSQARLPGFSGLRSPLDTSSVLYTAVQPNEGDNDYIIPLPDPKPEVADEGPLEGSPSLASSTLNEVNTSSTISCDSPLEPQEEPEPELQPTSHVEPEPKWPPDSSCPGPRAEAEDSFL; encoded by the exons ATGCGGCTTCCGAGCGCCCTGCGAGCTGCTGTCCTCAAAG GCCAGGTGCTATTGCTGCTCCTGCTGTTTCTGCTGGGACCACGGGCCTCCGGGAGCCTGGTCATCATACCCCCGGGGCCAGAACTTGTCCTCAACCTCTCCAGCACATTTGTTCTGACCTGCTCGGGCCCAGCTCCAGTGGTGTGGGAACGGATGTCTCAGAAACCCCCACAGGAAATGACCGAGACCCAGGACGGCACATTCTCCAGCGTGCTGACACTGGCCAACGTCACTGGACTAGACACAGGAGAATACTTCTGTGGCTACAAAGGCTCCCATGGGCTGGAGGCCAGTGAGCGAAAACGGCTCTACATCTTTGTGCCAG ATCCTTCTGTGGGCTTTCTCCCTGTCGACCCCGAGGAGCTATTTATCTTTCTCACGGAAATAACTGAGACCACAATTCCATGCCGAGTGACGGATCCGAGGCTGGTGGTGATGCTGCACGAGAAGAAGGTGGATGTCCCTCTGCCCATAGCCTATGACCCTCAACGTGGCTTCTCTGGTACCTTTGAGGACAAGACCTACATCTGCAAAACCACCATCGGGGACAGGGAGGTGGATTCCGATGCCTACCATGTCTACAGCCTCCAGG TGTCATCCATCAATGTCTCAGTGAATGCAGTGCAGACTGTGGTCCGCCAAGGGGAGAATATCACCATCATGTGCATTGTGACCGGGAATGAGGTGGTCAACTTCGAGTGGACATACCCACGCATGGAG AGTGGGCGCCTGGTGGAGCCAGTGACTGACTTCCTCTTTGAAATGCCCCACATACGTTCTATCCTGCACATCCCCAGTGCTGAGCTGGGAGACTCAGGGACCTACATCTGCAATGTGTCAGAAAGTGTGAGCGACCATCGTGATGAAAAGGCTATCAATGTCACCGTGGTCG AGAACGGCTATGTGCGGCTGCTGGGAGAGCTGGACCCTGTGCAATTCGCCGAGCTCCACCGCAGCCGGACACTGCAGGTGGTGTTTGAGGCCTACCCGCCGCCCACTGTCATGTGGTTCAAGGACAACCGAACCCTGGGTGACTCTAGCGCCGGCGAGATCGTGCTGTCCACGCGCAATGTGTCTGAGACTCG GTATGTGTCAGAGCTGACACTGGTGCGGGTAAAGGTGGCTGAGGCTGGCTACTACACCATGCGGGCCTTCCATGAGGATGCTGAAGCCCAGCTCTCCTTCCAGCTGCAGGTCAATG TGCCTGTCCGTGTGCTGGAGCTGAGTGAGAGCCACCCTGCCAATGGGGAGCAGACAGTTCGTTGTCGCGGCCGGGGCATGCCCCAGCCACACCTCACCTGGTCTACCTGCAGTGACCTCAAAAG GTGTCCGCGGGAGCTGCCGCCCACGCCGCTGGGGAACAGTTCCGAGGAGGAGAGCCAGCTAGAGACGAATGTGACATACTGGGCGGAGGAGCAGGAGTTCGAGGTGGTGAGCACACTGCGCCTGCGCCATGTGGATCAGCCGCTGTCCGTGCGCTGCACGCTGCACAACCTGCTGGGCTACGACGTGCAGGAGGTCACCGTGGTGCCACACT CCCTGCCCTTCAAGGTGGTGGTGATCTCAGCCATCCTGGCCTTGGTGGTCCTCACGATCATCTCCCTCATTATCCTCATCATGCTCTGGCAGAAG AAGCCACGCTATGAAATCCGATGGAAAGTGATTGAATCTGTGAGCTCTGATGGCCATGAGTACATCTATGTGGACCCTATGCAGCTGCCCTACGACTCCACCTGGGAGCTGCCACGGGACCAGCTTGTGCTCG GACGCACGCTGGGCTCCGGGGCCTTCGGGCAGGTGGTGGAGGCCACAGCTCATGGCCTGAGCCATTCTCAGGCTACCATGAAAGTGGCCGTGAAGATGCTGAAAT ccACAGCCCGCAGCAGTGAGAAGCAAGCCCTCATGTCGGAGCTGAAGATCATGAGTCACCTTGGGCCCCACCTGAACGTGGTGAACCTGCTGGGGGCCTGCACTAAAGGAG GGCCCATCTACATCATCACCGAGTACTGCCGTTATGGCGACCTGGTGGACTACCTGCACCGCAACAAGCACACCTTCCTGCAGCGCTGCTCGGACAAGCGCCGCCCGCCCAGCGCCGAGCTCTACAGCAACGCCCTGCCTGTCGGGCTCCCTTTGCCTAG CCACGTGTCACTGCCTGGGGAGAGCGATGGTGGCTACATGGACATGAGCAAGGACGAGTCGGTGGACTATGTGCCCATGCTGGACATGAAAGGAGATGTCAAATACGCAGACATCGAGTCCTCCAACTACATGGCTCCTTATGATAACTACGTCCCCTCTG CTCCTGAGAGGACTTGCCGGGTGACTTTGATCAACGAGTCCCCAGTGCTTAGCTACACGGATCTTGTGGGCTTCAGCTACCAGGTGGCCAATGGCATGGAGTTCCTGGCCTCTAAGAAT TGCGTCCACCGAGACCTGGCAGCCAGGAACGTGCTCATCTGTGAGGGCAAGCTGGTCAAGATCTGCGACTTTGGCCTGGCTCGTGACATCATGCGGGACTCGAACTACATCTCCAAGGGCAGC ACCTTCCTGCCTCTGAAGTGGATGGCCCCTGAGAGCATCTTCAACAGCCTCTACACTACCCTGAGTGATGTATGGTCCTTCGGCATCCTGCTCTGGGAGATCTTCACGCTGG GTGGCACCCCATACCCAGAGCTGCCCATGAACGAGCAGTTCTACAATGCCATCAAGAGGGGCTACCGCATGGCCCAGCCTGCCCATGCCTCTGACGAAAT CTACGAGATCATGCAGAAGTGCTGGGAAGAGAAGTTCGAGATCCGGCCCCCCTTCTCCCAGCTGGTGCTGCTTCTCGAGAGACTGCTGGGTGAGGGCTACAAAAAG AAGTACCAGCAGGTGGATGAGGAGTTTCTGAGGAGCGACCACCCAGCCATCCTTCGGTCCCAAGCCCGCTTGCCTGGCTTCAGTGGCCTCCGATCTCCTCTGGACACCAGCTCCGTCCTCTATACTGCTGTGCAGCCCAACGAGGGGGACAATGACTACATCATCCCCCTGCCTGACCCCAAACCCGAGGTTGCTGATGAGGGCCCACTGGAGGGTTCCCCCAGCCTTGCCAG CTCCACCCTGAATGAAGTCAACACCTCCTCTACCATCTCCTGTGACAGCCCTCTGGAACCCCAagaggagccagagccagagcTGCAGCCCACCTCCCACGTGGAGCCAGAGCCCAAGTGGCCACCGGATTCCAGCTGCCCCGGGCCTCGGGCCGAGGCGGAGGACAGCTTCCTGTAG
- the PDGFRB gene encoding platelet-derived growth factor receptor beta isoform X2, which translates to MDTMRLPSALRAAVLKGQVLLLLLLFLLGPRASGSLVIIPPGPELVLNLSSTFVLTCSGPAPVVWERMSQKPPQEMTETQDGTFSSVLTLANVTGLDTGEYFCGYKGSHGLEASERKRLYIFVPDPSVGFLPVDPEELFIFLTEITETTIPCRVTDPRLVVMLHEKKVDVPLPIAYDPQRGFSGTFEDKTYICKTTIGDREVDSDAYHVYSLQVSSINVSVNAVQTVVRQGENITIMCIVTGNEVVNFEWTYPRMESGRLVEPVTDFLFEMPHIRSILHIPSAELGDSGTYICNVSESVSDHRDEKAINVTVVENGYVRLLGELDPVQFAELHRSRTLQVVFEAYPPPTVMWFKDNRTLGDSSAGEIVLSTRNVSETRYVSELTLVRVKVAEAGYYTMRAFHEDAEAQLSFQLQVNVPVRVLELSESHPANGEQTVRCRGRGMPQPHLTWSTCSDLKRCPRELPPTPLGNSSEEESQLETNVTYWAEEQEFEVVSTLRLRHVDQPLSVRCTLHNLLGYDVQEVTVVPHSLPFKVVVISAILALVVLTIISLIILIMLWQKKPRYEIRWKVIESVSSDGHEYIYVDPMQLPYDSTWELPRDQLVLGRTLGSGAFGQVVEATAHGLSHSQATMKVAVKMLKSTARSSEKQALMSELKIMSHLGPHLNVVNLLGACTKGGPIYIITEYCRYGDLVDYLHRNKHTFLQRCSDKRRPPSAELYSNALPVGLPLPSHVSLPGESDGGYMDMSKDESVDYVPMLDMKGDVKYADIESSNYMAPYDNYVPSAPERTCRVTLINESPVLSYTDLVGFSYQVANGMEFLASKNCVHRDLAARNVLICEGKLVKICDFGLARDIMRDSNYISKGSTFLPLKWMAPESIFNSLYTTLSDVWSFGILLWEIFTLGGTPYPELPMNEQFYNAIKRGYRMAQPAHASDEIYEIMQKCWEEKFEIRPPFSQLVLLLERLLGEGYKKKYQQVDEEFLRSDHPAILRSQARLPGFSGLRSPLDTSSVLYTAVQPNEGDNDYIIPLPDPKPEVADEGPLEGSPSLASSTLNEVNTSSTISCDSPLEPQEEPEPELQPTSHVEPEPKWPPDSSCPGPRAEAEDSFL; encoded by the exons ATG GATACCATGCGGCTTCCGAGCGCCCTGCGAGCTGCTGTCCTCAAAG GCCAGGTGCTATTGCTGCTCCTGCTGTTTCTGCTGGGACCACGGGCCTCCGGGAGCCTGGTCATCATACCCCCGGGGCCAGAACTTGTCCTCAACCTCTCCAGCACATTTGTTCTGACCTGCTCGGGCCCAGCTCCAGTGGTGTGGGAACGGATGTCTCAGAAACCCCCACAGGAAATGACCGAGACCCAGGACGGCACATTCTCCAGCGTGCTGACACTGGCCAACGTCACTGGACTAGACACAGGAGAATACTTCTGTGGCTACAAAGGCTCCCATGGGCTGGAGGCCAGTGAGCGAAAACGGCTCTACATCTTTGTGCCAG ATCCTTCTGTGGGCTTTCTCCCTGTCGACCCCGAGGAGCTATTTATCTTTCTCACGGAAATAACTGAGACCACAATTCCATGCCGAGTGACGGATCCGAGGCTGGTGGTGATGCTGCACGAGAAGAAGGTGGATGTCCCTCTGCCCATAGCCTATGACCCTCAACGTGGCTTCTCTGGTACCTTTGAGGACAAGACCTACATCTGCAAAACCACCATCGGGGACAGGGAGGTGGATTCCGATGCCTACCATGTCTACAGCCTCCAGG TGTCATCCATCAATGTCTCAGTGAATGCAGTGCAGACTGTGGTCCGCCAAGGGGAGAATATCACCATCATGTGCATTGTGACCGGGAATGAGGTGGTCAACTTCGAGTGGACATACCCACGCATGGAG AGTGGGCGCCTGGTGGAGCCAGTGACTGACTTCCTCTTTGAAATGCCCCACATACGTTCTATCCTGCACATCCCCAGTGCTGAGCTGGGAGACTCAGGGACCTACATCTGCAATGTGTCAGAAAGTGTGAGCGACCATCGTGATGAAAAGGCTATCAATGTCACCGTGGTCG AGAACGGCTATGTGCGGCTGCTGGGAGAGCTGGACCCTGTGCAATTCGCCGAGCTCCACCGCAGCCGGACACTGCAGGTGGTGTTTGAGGCCTACCCGCCGCCCACTGTCATGTGGTTCAAGGACAACCGAACCCTGGGTGACTCTAGCGCCGGCGAGATCGTGCTGTCCACGCGCAATGTGTCTGAGACTCG GTATGTGTCAGAGCTGACACTGGTGCGGGTAAAGGTGGCTGAGGCTGGCTACTACACCATGCGGGCCTTCCATGAGGATGCTGAAGCCCAGCTCTCCTTCCAGCTGCAGGTCAATG TGCCTGTCCGTGTGCTGGAGCTGAGTGAGAGCCACCCTGCCAATGGGGAGCAGACAGTTCGTTGTCGCGGCCGGGGCATGCCCCAGCCACACCTCACCTGGTCTACCTGCAGTGACCTCAAAAG GTGTCCGCGGGAGCTGCCGCCCACGCCGCTGGGGAACAGTTCCGAGGAGGAGAGCCAGCTAGAGACGAATGTGACATACTGGGCGGAGGAGCAGGAGTTCGAGGTGGTGAGCACACTGCGCCTGCGCCATGTGGATCAGCCGCTGTCCGTGCGCTGCACGCTGCACAACCTGCTGGGCTACGACGTGCAGGAGGTCACCGTGGTGCCACACT CCCTGCCCTTCAAGGTGGTGGTGATCTCAGCCATCCTGGCCTTGGTGGTCCTCACGATCATCTCCCTCATTATCCTCATCATGCTCTGGCAGAAG AAGCCACGCTATGAAATCCGATGGAAAGTGATTGAATCTGTGAGCTCTGATGGCCATGAGTACATCTATGTGGACCCTATGCAGCTGCCCTACGACTCCACCTGGGAGCTGCCACGGGACCAGCTTGTGCTCG GACGCACGCTGGGCTCCGGGGCCTTCGGGCAGGTGGTGGAGGCCACAGCTCATGGCCTGAGCCATTCTCAGGCTACCATGAAAGTGGCCGTGAAGATGCTGAAAT ccACAGCCCGCAGCAGTGAGAAGCAAGCCCTCATGTCGGAGCTGAAGATCATGAGTCACCTTGGGCCCCACCTGAACGTGGTGAACCTGCTGGGGGCCTGCACTAAAGGAG GGCCCATCTACATCATCACCGAGTACTGCCGTTATGGCGACCTGGTGGACTACCTGCACCGCAACAAGCACACCTTCCTGCAGCGCTGCTCGGACAAGCGCCGCCCGCCCAGCGCCGAGCTCTACAGCAACGCCCTGCCTGTCGGGCTCCCTTTGCCTAG CCACGTGTCACTGCCTGGGGAGAGCGATGGTGGCTACATGGACATGAGCAAGGACGAGTCGGTGGACTATGTGCCCATGCTGGACATGAAAGGAGATGTCAAATACGCAGACATCGAGTCCTCCAACTACATGGCTCCTTATGATAACTACGTCCCCTCTG CTCCTGAGAGGACTTGCCGGGTGACTTTGATCAACGAGTCCCCAGTGCTTAGCTACACGGATCTTGTGGGCTTCAGCTACCAGGTGGCCAATGGCATGGAGTTCCTGGCCTCTAAGAAT TGCGTCCACCGAGACCTGGCAGCCAGGAACGTGCTCATCTGTGAGGGCAAGCTGGTCAAGATCTGCGACTTTGGCCTGGCTCGTGACATCATGCGGGACTCGAACTACATCTCCAAGGGCAGC ACCTTCCTGCCTCTGAAGTGGATGGCCCCTGAGAGCATCTTCAACAGCCTCTACACTACCCTGAGTGATGTATGGTCCTTCGGCATCCTGCTCTGGGAGATCTTCACGCTGG GTGGCACCCCATACCCAGAGCTGCCCATGAACGAGCAGTTCTACAATGCCATCAAGAGGGGCTACCGCATGGCCCAGCCTGCCCATGCCTCTGACGAAAT CTACGAGATCATGCAGAAGTGCTGGGAAGAGAAGTTCGAGATCCGGCCCCCCTTCTCCCAGCTGGTGCTGCTTCTCGAGAGACTGCTGGGTGAGGGCTACAAAAAG AAGTACCAGCAGGTGGATGAGGAGTTTCTGAGGAGCGACCACCCAGCCATCCTTCGGTCCCAAGCCCGCTTGCCTGGCTTCAGTGGCCTCCGATCTCCTCTGGACACCAGCTCCGTCCTCTATACTGCTGTGCAGCCCAACGAGGGGGACAATGACTACATCATCCCCCTGCCTGACCCCAAACCCGAGGTTGCTGATGAGGGCCCACTGGAGGGTTCCCCCAGCCTTGCCAG CTCCACCCTGAATGAAGTCAACACCTCCTCTACCATCTCCTGTGACAGCCCTCTGGAACCCCAagaggagccagagccagagcTGCAGCCCACCTCCCACGTGGAGCCAGAGCCCAAGTGGCCACCGGATTCCAGCTGCCCCGGGCCTCGGGCCGAGGCGGAGGACAGCTTCCTGTAG